A region of Betta splendens chromosome 13, fBetSpl5.4, whole genome shotgun sequence DNA encodes the following proteins:
- the atf5b gene encoding uncharacterized protein atf5b isoform X1, protein MAASILRSKIPLISTVELGALLLRQASIPSQSEPATGVEPVERQHIIGDGHSDWMTEKVDLSSFVSTTESSPSSSLPPSPLDQDVKVPSDLEVMTSLLQEELAQLEDYFRSESTSTTNKLDKSSKCDKGAQAMGSQSYYQLPYGSYGTSQSETSPVVVTLATGELDLASFCGGPIGRTKIARPAPYNYHHRYHHNNGRRIISEAVKVGDEVGLDTWGTRGSYSGSTELSVNHYSTLKTVSKSSLGSVKKVRECALSLKEEDSYFSEGMFCSEEIARGFCLGGSYDSHHKREGQLMHNVKVNVSYDSTGLDILHCSKDGGLSGNIPQETMMSSDGYFHQSMASTEPYHSFIGDLDQQSQAQAVEPQHGHYLYPECLADQSYECLSRGEDNGPLMGNPIHRPSHRLKDDPCSMKPSLVMGAVSLDASSGERKQKKRDQNKTAAHRYRLRKRAELDSLEEELHGLEGQNRELRDKAESVEREIQYVKDLLIEVYKARSQRLKQDGSA, encoded by the exons ATGGCGGCATCGATCCTTCGCAGCAAAATTCCTCTCATTTCCACAGTCGAGCTTGGCGCTCTCCTTCTTCGACAGGCTAGCATTCCTAGCCAATCAGAGCCTGCAACAGGGGTGGAGCCAGTGGAGAGGCAGCACATAATTG GTGATGGTCACTCAGATTGGATGACAGAAAAAGTTGATTTGTCTTCATTTGTGTCGACGACTGAGTCTTCTCCGAGCTCATCACTTCCACCCTCACCATTAGACCAGGATGTCAAGGTGCCCTCGGATCTGGAGGTCATGACCTCTCTATTGCAGGAGGAGCTAGCTCAGCTTGAGGACTACTTCCGTTCTGAGTCCACATCAACAACAAATAAGTTGGACAAATCCTCAAAATGTGACAAAGGTGCCCAAGCCATGGGCTCCCAGTCTTATTATCAGTTGCCCTATGGTTCGTATGGGACCAGCCAATCAGAAACAAGCCCTGTGGTTGTTACCTTGGCAACAGGGGAACTGGACCTGGCCAGCTTCTGTGGTGGTCCGATTGGAAGAACCAAAATTGCTCGACCTGCTCCATACAACTACCATCACCGCTACCACCATAATAACGGGCGAAGAATAATCAGTGAGGCTGTGAAAGTCGGGGACGAAGTTGGACTTGATACATGGGGAACCAGAGGAAGTTACTCAGGAAGCACAGAGTTGTCTGTGAACCATTACTCTACACTGAAGACAGTAAGCAAGAGCAGCCTTGGTAGTGTTAAGAAGGTGAGAGAATGTGCTTTATCATTGAAGGAAGAGGACAGTTATTTTTCAGAAGGAATGTTTTGTAGCGAAGAGATTGCTCGAGGTTTTTGTTTGGGTGGCTCATATGACAGCCATCACAAGCGAGAGGGACAGTTGATGCACAATGTGAAGGTCAACGTAAGTTACGACAGCACAGGGCTTGACATCTTGCACTGCAGCAAAGATGGAGGACTTTCTGGAAATATACCCCAAGAGACAATGATGTCCAGTGATGGCTACTTCCACCAGTCAATGGCGAGCACAGAACCTTACCATAGCTTTATAGGTGATCTAGATCAGCAGTCACAAGCACAGGCTGTAGAGCCCCAACATGGCCACTACCTCTATCCAGAATGCCTTGCAGACCAAAGCTATGAATGTCtgtccagaggtgaggacaaTGGGCCACTGATGGGGAACCCTATCCACCGCCCTTCCCACAGGCTAAAGGACGACCCCTGCTCAATGAAGCCATCTCTGGTGATGGGCGCAGTTTCTCTGGATGCCAGCAGTGGAGAaagaaagcagaagaagagagaTCAGAATAAAACTGCTGCTCATAG GTACAGGCTGCGTAAGAGGGCGGAGCTGGATTCTCTGGAAGAGGAGCTACATGGCCTTGAGGGGCAGAACCGGGAGCTTCGTGACAAGGCGGAGTCTGTGGAGCGAGAAATCCAATACGTCAAAGATTTACTGATCGAGGTCTACAAGGCTCGCAGTCAGCGTCTCAAACAGGATGGCAGTGCCTAA
- the atf5b gene encoding uncharacterized protein atf5b isoform X3, with protein MSYSDGHSDWMTEKVDLSSFVSTTESSPSSSLPPSPLDQDVKVPSDLEVMTSLLQEELAQLEDYFRSESTSTTNKLDKSSKCDKGAQAMGSQSYYQLPYGSYGTSQSETSPVVVTLATGELDLASFCGGPIGRTKIARPAPYNYHHRYHHNNGRRIISEAVKVGDEVGLDTWGTRGSYSGSTELSVNHYSTLKTVSKSSLGSVKKVRECALSLKEEDSYFSEGMFCSEEIARGFCLGGSYDSHHKREGQLMHNVKVNVSYDSTGLDILHCSKDGGLSGNIPQETMMSSDGYFHQSMASTEPYHSFIGDLDQQSQAQAVEPQHGHYLYPECLADQSYECLSRGEDNGPLMGNPIHRPSHRLKDDPCSMKPSLVMGAVSLDASSGERKQKKRDQNKTAAHRYRLRKRAELDSLEEELHGLEGQNRELRDKAESVEREIQYVKDLLIEVYKARSQRLKQDGSA; from the exons ATGTCGTACA GTGATGGTCACTCAGATTGGATGACAGAAAAAGTTGATTTGTCTTCATTTGTGTCGACGACTGAGTCTTCTCCGAGCTCATCACTTCCACCCTCACCATTAGACCAGGATGTCAAGGTGCCCTCGGATCTGGAGGTCATGACCTCTCTATTGCAGGAGGAGCTAGCTCAGCTTGAGGACTACTTCCGTTCTGAGTCCACATCAACAACAAATAAGTTGGACAAATCCTCAAAATGTGACAAAGGTGCCCAAGCCATGGGCTCCCAGTCTTATTATCAGTTGCCCTATGGTTCGTATGGGACCAGCCAATCAGAAACAAGCCCTGTGGTTGTTACCTTGGCAACAGGGGAACTGGACCTGGCCAGCTTCTGTGGTGGTCCGATTGGAAGAACCAAAATTGCTCGACCTGCTCCATACAACTACCATCACCGCTACCACCATAATAACGGGCGAAGAATAATCAGTGAGGCTGTGAAAGTCGGGGACGAAGTTGGACTTGATACATGGGGAACCAGAGGAAGTTACTCAGGAAGCACAGAGTTGTCTGTGAACCATTACTCTACACTGAAGACAGTAAGCAAGAGCAGCCTTGGTAGTGTTAAGAAGGTGAGAGAATGTGCTTTATCATTGAAGGAAGAGGACAGTTATTTTTCAGAAGGAATGTTTTGTAGCGAAGAGATTGCTCGAGGTTTTTGTTTGGGTGGCTCATATGACAGCCATCACAAGCGAGAGGGACAGTTGATGCACAATGTGAAGGTCAACGTAAGTTACGACAGCACAGGGCTTGACATCTTGCACTGCAGCAAAGATGGAGGACTTTCTGGAAATATACCCCAAGAGACAATGATGTCCAGTGATGGCTACTTCCACCAGTCAATGGCGAGCACAGAACCTTACCATAGCTTTATAGGTGATCTAGATCAGCAGTCACAAGCACAGGCTGTAGAGCCCCAACATGGCCACTACCTCTATCCAGAATGCCTTGCAGACCAAAGCTATGAATGTCtgtccagaggtgaggacaaTGGGCCACTGATGGGGAACCCTATCCACCGCCCTTCCCACAGGCTAAAGGACGACCCCTGCTCAATGAAGCCATCTCTGGTGATGGGCGCAGTTTCTCTGGATGCCAGCAGTGGAGAaagaaagcagaagaagagagaTCAGAATAAAACTGCTGCTCATAG GTACAGGCTGCGTAAGAGGGCGGAGCTGGATTCTCTGGAAGAGGAGCTACATGGCCTTGAGGGGCAGAACCGGGAGCTTCGTGACAAGGCGGAGTCTGTGGAGCGAGAAATCCAATACGTCAAAGATTTACTGATCGAGGTCTACAAGGCTCGCAGTCAGCGTCTCAAACAGGATGGCAGTGCCTAA
- the atf5b gene encoding uncharacterized protein atf5b isoform X2 produces MQTMLFNHFQMIGDGHSDWMTEKVDLSSFVSTTESSPSSSLPPSPLDQDVKVPSDLEVMTSLLQEELAQLEDYFRSESTSTTNKLDKSSKCDKGAQAMGSQSYYQLPYGSYGTSQSETSPVVVTLATGELDLASFCGGPIGRTKIARPAPYNYHHRYHHNNGRRIISEAVKVGDEVGLDTWGTRGSYSGSTELSVNHYSTLKTVSKSSLGSVKKVRECALSLKEEDSYFSEGMFCSEEIARGFCLGGSYDSHHKREGQLMHNVKVNVSYDSTGLDILHCSKDGGLSGNIPQETMMSSDGYFHQSMASTEPYHSFIGDLDQQSQAQAVEPQHGHYLYPECLADQSYECLSRGEDNGPLMGNPIHRPSHRLKDDPCSMKPSLVMGAVSLDASSGERKQKKRDQNKTAAHRYRLRKRAELDSLEEELHGLEGQNRELRDKAESVEREIQYVKDLLIEVYKARSQRLKQDGSA; encoded by the exons ATGCAGACGATGCTGTTCAATCATTTTCAGATGATCG GTGATGGTCACTCAGATTGGATGACAGAAAAAGTTGATTTGTCTTCATTTGTGTCGACGACTGAGTCTTCTCCGAGCTCATCACTTCCACCCTCACCATTAGACCAGGATGTCAAGGTGCCCTCGGATCTGGAGGTCATGACCTCTCTATTGCAGGAGGAGCTAGCTCAGCTTGAGGACTACTTCCGTTCTGAGTCCACATCAACAACAAATAAGTTGGACAAATCCTCAAAATGTGACAAAGGTGCCCAAGCCATGGGCTCCCAGTCTTATTATCAGTTGCCCTATGGTTCGTATGGGACCAGCCAATCAGAAACAAGCCCTGTGGTTGTTACCTTGGCAACAGGGGAACTGGACCTGGCCAGCTTCTGTGGTGGTCCGATTGGAAGAACCAAAATTGCTCGACCTGCTCCATACAACTACCATCACCGCTACCACCATAATAACGGGCGAAGAATAATCAGTGAGGCTGTGAAAGTCGGGGACGAAGTTGGACTTGATACATGGGGAACCAGAGGAAGTTACTCAGGAAGCACAGAGTTGTCTGTGAACCATTACTCTACACTGAAGACAGTAAGCAAGAGCAGCCTTGGTAGTGTTAAGAAGGTGAGAGAATGTGCTTTATCATTGAAGGAAGAGGACAGTTATTTTTCAGAAGGAATGTTTTGTAGCGAAGAGATTGCTCGAGGTTTTTGTTTGGGTGGCTCATATGACAGCCATCACAAGCGAGAGGGACAGTTGATGCACAATGTGAAGGTCAACGTAAGTTACGACAGCACAGGGCTTGACATCTTGCACTGCAGCAAAGATGGAGGACTTTCTGGAAATATACCCCAAGAGACAATGATGTCCAGTGATGGCTACTTCCACCAGTCAATGGCGAGCACAGAACCTTACCATAGCTTTATAGGTGATCTAGATCAGCAGTCACAAGCACAGGCTGTAGAGCCCCAACATGGCCACTACCTCTATCCAGAATGCCTTGCAGACCAAAGCTATGAATGTCtgtccagaggtgaggacaaTGGGCCACTGATGGGGAACCCTATCCACCGCCCTTCCCACAGGCTAAAGGACGACCCCTGCTCAATGAAGCCATCTCTGGTGATGGGCGCAGTTTCTCTGGATGCCAGCAGTGGAGAaagaaagcagaagaagagagaTCAGAATAAAACTGCTGCTCATAG GTACAGGCTGCGTAAGAGGGCGGAGCTGGATTCTCTGGAAGAGGAGCTACATGGCCTTGAGGGGCAGAACCGGGAGCTTCGTGACAAGGCGGAGTCTGTGGAGCGAGAAATCCAATACGTCAAAGATTTACTGATCGAGGTCTACAAGGCTCGCAGTCAGCGTCTCAAACAGGATGGCAGTGCCTAA